One genomic region from Polyangiaceae bacterium encodes:
- a CDS encoding radical SAM protein translates to MTQSTAGTGSIAIHPAGEPLQRPPTGHVYFSMTKSLCAQCKRSVDAKIQFEGDAVYFRKFCPEHGHQECLVASSVEWYLDALSFVAPSTPPRAGNGEIRAVKGGCPHDCGPCTSHQQKVYMPVVPITSACNLDCPICYTVNKNEDAHMLSREAFAKILEHLKAQHDELDIINFTGGEPTLHPELPELLRMSREAGIRRLTVSTNGLKLLKEEYVEELAKVDARIVLSLDTYDDAIDKQLLGATTTRSKLKVLDLLETHDVTTTILPAIAAGLNDRDVPQLFEEVLKRRNICSLEMHTLTFTGQGGVGFDRTARITTPDLHRILEQHTGGQLTARDFVPSPLAHPHCYSICYLLMLDPEPDHAADAARFVTYAQLFGREVLFDLLGDSLYIQPREKVEEVLRTAMDELWADPDRLKESERVLKTLKRLLLEMFPPGKTIPLEERQKIAERATKAIYIHSHMDEESFDVARVMKCSIGVPETDGSNIPTCSYNVLYRERDQRFADPAMIQRMDAAVAEVHPHLRDGKRSLPLITRG, encoded by the coding sequence ATGACGCAGAGCACTGCGGGCACGGGCAGTATCGCGATCCATCCGGCGGGCGAACCGCTGCAGCGACCGCCAACGGGCCACGTCTACTTTTCCATGACCAAGAGCTTGTGCGCCCAGTGCAAGCGCTCCGTCGACGCCAAGATTCAGTTCGAAGGCGACGCCGTCTACTTTCGCAAGTTCTGTCCGGAGCACGGGCACCAAGAGTGTCTGGTGGCATCGTCCGTCGAGTGGTACCTCGACGCGCTCTCATTCGTGGCGCCAAGCACACCGCCTCGTGCTGGCAACGGAGAAATCCGCGCGGTAAAAGGTGGCTGCCCTCACGATTGCGGCCCGTGCACCTCGCACCAGCAAAAGGTGTACATGCCGGTGGTCCCCATCACTAGCGCGTGCAACCTCGACTGCCCAATTTGCTACACCGTCAACAAGAACGAGGACGCGCACATGCTGAGCCGAGAAGCATTCGCGAAGATCCTCGAGCACCTCAAAGCTCAACACGACGAGCTGGACATCATCAACTTCACTGGCGGTGAGCCGACGCTCCACCCGGAGCTCCCAGAACTCTTGCGCATGTCCCGAGAAGCGGGCATCCGGCGCCTGACGGTGAGCACCAATGGGCTCAAGCTCTTGAAGGAAGAGTACGTCGAAGAGCTCGCGAAGGTGGACGCGCGCATCGTGCTCTCCCTCGACACCTACGACGACGCGATCGACAAACAGCTACTCGGCGCAACCACCACCAGGAGCAAGCTCAAGGTACTCGATCTGCTGGAGACGCATGACGTCACCACGACGATTCTCCCCGCGATAGCTGCTGGCCTGAACGATCGCGATGTGCCGCAGCTGTTCGAGGAGGTGCTGAAGCGTCGCAATATCTGCTCACTGGAGATGCACACCTTGACGTTCACGGGTCAAGGCGGCGTCGGCTTCGATCGCACGGCGCGCATCACGACACCGGACTTGCATCGGATCTTGGAGCAACACACCGGCGGGCAGCTCACCGCCAGGGACTTCGTGCCGAGTCCTCTAGCTCACCCGCACTGCTACTCCATCTGCTACCTGCTGATGCTCGATCCGGAGCCAGACCACGCGGCGGATGCCGCGCGTTTCGTGACCTATGCACAGCTGTTTGGGCGCGAGGTGTTGTTCGACCTCCTCGGCGACTCGCTGTACATCCAGCCACGCGAAAAGGTGGAAGAGGTGCTGCGCACAGCGATGGATGAGCTTTGGGCGGATCCCGATCGCCTGAAGGAGAGCGAGCGCGTGCTCAAGACGCTGAAGCGCCTGTTGCTCGAAATGTTTCCTCCCGGCAAGACAATCCCGCTTGAAGAGCGTCAGAAGATCGCCGAGCGCGCTACCAAGGCCATCTACATCCACTCCCATATGGACGAAGAAAGCTTCGACGTGGCGCGGGTGATGAAGTGCAGCATTGGGGTGCCCGAGACCGACGGCAGCAACATCCCCACTTGCTCCTACAACGTGCTGTATCGCGAACGCGATCAACGCTTCGCCGACCCCGCAATGATCCAGCGCATGGATGCCGCGGTCGCTGAAGTGCACCCTCACCTGCGCGATGGCAAGCGCTCCCTACCTTTGATCACGCGCGGCTGA